CCCGCGCCGGTGCCGAGCAACAGGAATTCGGGAAGCGGATCAAGATCGAACAGATCGCCCAGATCCGCCGGCGTCAGCGCGTCGATCGCGGGCGCATCCCGCCAGGCCAGAGCGCGCAGCGGCGAGAGCAACAGGCCATCGGGAAAGACATCGTCCCTGACCCGAAAGCCGCGCCCCTGAAAGCCGGTGACGATCGGTCCCTGCCCCGCTTCATCGCGGCGCAGTTCGATCCCCGATCGCCCTTTTCCTGGCGCCTGGCCGTTCAGGGCCGCGCTCCGTCGTCACGCGGACCCATGCGCTCGGCCTGGGCTGCGATATTGGTCTTGCTCGCCTTCTTTTCCGCCGTGGCCGGCGACAGGCCGAGGCTGATGAGCAGCGAGGACGACACATAAACCG
This region of Sphingobium sp. EM0848 genomic DNA includes:
- a CDS encoding MTH938/NDUFAF3 family protein, with protein sequence MVTGFQGRGFRVRDDVFPDGLLLSPLRALAWRDAPAIDALTPADLGDLFDLDPLPEFLLLGTGAGLRQPSRPFVRELEARGIGVEVMDSRAAARAWGVLRAEERWIVAALLPLI